Sequence from the Candidatus Obscuribacterales bacterium genome:
CCCGAGCTGGTTCTAACCGATCCCCGCTTTGGAAAGGGGGCGGTGTCATCTTTGGCCCCAAGCCCAGAGATTATTCCACCAAAATGAACAAAAAGGAACGCCGCTTAGCTCTGTGCACAGCGTTCCAAAGCCGGGTAGACAGCATGGTTGTAGTGCAAGACTTTGCCGAGCAACTGGCTCGTCCCAAAACCAAGGACATGATTCAAGCTCTATCCCGTTGGGGCGTGCAGGAATCTGACAAGGTTTTGCTCATTACCGGCGAAAAGAATGAGATGGTCTATCTATCAGCTC
This genomic interval carries:
- the rplD gene encoding 50S ribosomal protein L4, which translates into the protein MVSCIIRDWQGQEAGETSLSLRVAKEASSAHVVHRALVRQMNNARQGTASSKTRAEVRGGGRKPWRQKGTGRARAGSNRSPLWKGGGVIFGPKPRDYSTKMNKKERRLALCTAFQSRVDSMVVVQDFAEQLARPKTKDMIQALSRWGVQESDKVLLITGEKNEMVYLSA